The Mucilaginibacter gracilis genomic interval ATTGGTAACCACACAGTAGCACATAACCGTGCTAATGAGGCCGAGATACCTGTAACTGCGTGGGGTAAAAAATTCAGCCTGATAGTTAGGGTTTATGATGATGGTGTGGCTATACGTTATACCCTTCCGGCTAACGCAAAACGTATTGATAGCGAGCATACTGCCTGGACCTTACCAGATAACATTGCTAAAATTGCCTGGGCCGATTACTCGCAAAGCTATGAGGGGCTAAATTATGTAACCCCTCTTGATAAAGTTACCGAAGGAAAAACCATTATGGGGCCAATTACTTTCCAAACCAATGGTTACTACGTATCAATATCAGAAGCTGATTGCGAGAATTTTCCGGATATGGCATTTATGCGTACCGGCAATGTGCTGAGCGTAAATTATCCTTTCGCTAAAAAAGGCTGGGAAATAAAACCTGCTACTGCTGTTTTAAAAGGCACTTATAAAGGCAAACCAGTTTCGCCATGGCGCACTACTTTGGTAGCTGGCTCATTGAACCAATTGGTAAATTCAGATCTGATAACCAACCTATGTCCGCCGCCTGCAAAGGGTTCAGATTTTTCATGGGTTAAACCGGGCCGTAGTTTATGGCAATGGTGGAGCGTTGGCGAGCCAAAGCTTGACGATCAGAAAAAATGGTATGATGCAGCCGCTAAATTAAAATGGGAGTATTACCTGGTTGATGATGGTTGGCGCAACTGGAAACAGGACGGTAAGGACCAATGGCAACTGTTAAAAGAAGTGATAGATTATGGCAAAACAGTAGGTGTAAAATCAATTGTTTGGGTTGATTCAAAGGAGTTTAGGAAAGCGCCCGAGCGCCGGGCTTATCTTCAAAAAGTTAAGGCTTTGGGGGCTGATGGTATTAAAATAGATTTTATACCCGATGCCACTGCCGAAATTATGCAATGGTATGCTGAAACCCAAAAGGAATGTGCCGACCTGCATTTACTACTTAACTTTCATGGCAGCGTAAAACCTACCGGCTTGCGGCGCACTTTCCCTAATGATATTACTCGCGAAGCGATACGAGGCAACGAGTACCACATGACCCGCTACAGCCGCGTTATGCCGCCACAGCATGATGTAACTGTGCCGTTTACTCGTTTATTGACTGGTCCGGCAGATTTTACGTCGGTAATATTAAATCCTAAGGAATTAACCAGCACCAAATTTACCTGGCCGCATGAGTTTGCACAAACTATTGTGTACCTGTCGCCGATAACCCATTTTGCCGATCAGTACCAGTTTTATTTGGATAGCCCCCTTTTCGATCTGTTCCAGCAGATACCTACCACCTGGGACGAAACCCGCGTGTTAAGCTGCACCAGCCTGGGCGATATAGCCGCTTTTGCCCGCCGCAAAGGCAATACCTGGTGGATTGGCGTAATGAACGGCGCCACCGAACAGGAAGTAAAAATACCGCTTAACTTTTTAACCAAACCAACCAAAG includes:
- a CDS encoding glycoside hydrolase family 97 protein; amino-acid sequence: MKYLNFFAFLLLLTSAKYSYCQKQSVVFSSPNKRLMLTVNTADKKLAYSVKLGNTTIIKSSALGLVVDSTNLGDNARITGAAVLSKINEDYAIIGNHTVAHNRANEAEIPVTAWGKKFSLIVRVYDDGVAIRYTLPANAKRIDSEHTAWTLPDNIAKIAWADYSQSYEGLNYVTPLDKVTEGKTIMGPITFQTNGYYVSISEADCENFPDMAFMRTGNVLSVNYPFAKKGWEIKPATAVLKGTYKGKPVSPWRTTLVAGSLNQLVNSDLITNLCPPPAKGSDFSWVKPGRSLWQWWSVGEPKLDDQKKWYDAAAKLKWEYYLVDDGWRNWKQDGKDQWQLLKEVIDYGKTVGVKSIVWVDSKEFRKAPERRAYLQKVKALGADGIKIDFIPDATAEIMQWYAETQKECADLHLLLNFHGSVKPTGLRRTFPNDITREAIRGNEYHMTRYSRVMPPQHDVTVPFTRLLTGPADFTSVILNPKELTSTKFTWPHEFAQTIVYLSPITHFADQYQFYLDSPLFDLFQQIPTTWDETRVLSCTSLGDIAAFARRKGNTWWIGVMNGATEQEVKIPLNFLTKPTKASLVYDGETNTSVDRKEQVVSNKDVLTIKLRPSGGFVAKM